GCTGGGATTGAGACTCAGCCCCAGGCACAGTATTGCTCGCATCGCTTCGTGGGGCTGAGGTTGCGCTGTTATCTGCCCGATGAAGCGCGTCCGGCATCTCTTCTGGCTCGCTCATCAGTCCAGCACCTGCCGCACACTATATTCCTGTTGAGGGTGATAATTAAAGTTACGAATCATCTCGCTCTGGAAGCCGGTTAAGATCATGCTCACCCCAAAGATCATCAGTATAATGCCCAGGAAGAGCAGCGGATGACGGCTAATCTGGTCATTAGCCGCAAACTTCAGAATTACCAGATAGAGATCGATCAGGAAGCCGGTGATCAGGCACAAGAAACCGAGCGTTCCGAACAAACGCAGGGGCGTGCGCATATAGGTCGTCAGAAACAGGACCGTCAGCAGGTCGAGGAAACCACGCGCAAAGCGGCGCGCTCCAAACTTCGAGACGCCGTACTGGCGCGGGTGGTGATGCACCTTGATCTCCGTCACTTTGAAGCCGCGTCCGGCGGCCAGGACCGGAATAAAACGGTGCAGCTCGCCATAGAGCCGCAAGTCATCGATCACCTCGCGTCGGTAGGCTTTGAAGCCGCAGTTCATATCGTGCAGATAGACACCCGTGGTCCAGGCCACTGTCTTGTTGAAAATACGCGAGGGGAATGTCTTGCTGATGGGGTCATGGCGTGGAAACTTCCAGCCCGACACCAGATCGTACCCCTCATCCAGCTTTGCCAGAAAAGCGGGAATCTCCGCAGGGTCATCTTGCAAATCAGCATCCAGTGTGAAGATGATTTCGCCCCGGCACTGCTGGAACCCGGCCATCAGCGCGGGCGTCTTCCCAAAGTTACGACGGAAGCGAATGGCCTTCACGGTCGAGTCTTTGCGATGTAACTCCTGCACTACTTTCCAGGAGCCATCGCGGCTGCCATCGTCCACAAAGATGATCTCATACGTCTGCCCCAACTGCTGGAGCTGCCTGGTAAGCTGCTCGTAGAGGCTAGGTAAGCTCTGCTCTTCGTCATACACAGGGACAACTATAGAATACGCCAGGCGTTCTTCGCGCTGGTTCGGCTGTGAAGGTTCAACCAGCGCCGAAAGTGAGCCGGATTGCTGCATAGGTTGATTCTCCGGCAGTATCTGCCACATAAAATACCAGGGGGCATGGCCGCTTGCTCCTGCGCGCCCCCAAATCAACATCCAATCATACCACGCTTAAAAAGCATCATTAGATACAACGCATTACCATAGAAAGAGGCCACGCAAACCATCGGACTATTTCCCGCAGGGGAAGGTTGACGCCTGCTATGTGGGGCGTTTACAATGGCCCAGGAGGAGGCGCGTTATGGCAGAAGAGCAGCAGAACCAACCAGAAGAACAACCGATCCCCCCTCAGAACGATGGAGCGCCAAATGAAGCGCCATCGGCGCTGATTAAAGCTGATCTAGTCATTCGCAATATCGGCCAGCTTGTGACCCTGGCCCAGGAGCCTATCCTGGGCGCACAGGGTCGCCTGCAAGTGATTGAGCAGGGGGCGCTGGCGGCCCGACTGGGGCGCATCGTCTGGGTAGGATCAGAGCGCGCGCTGGATCAAGCCGTAGACTATCGCCACGCCGATGTTCTCGACGCCGAAGGGCAGCCCGCCACCCCTGGCTTTGTTGATTCTCATACCCATCTGCTCTTTGCGGGCAATCGCGCCGAAGAGTTTCATCTGCGCCATCAAGGCGTGAGCTATGCCGAACTCAGCTCCCAGGGGCGAGGTATTCTCAGCACCGTTCGCGCCACTCGCACCGCCTCTGATGAAGAACTTATGCTGCTGGCTGAGCAGCGGCTTGAGCGCTTCCGCGCCTATGGCACTACCACTATCGAAGCCAAAACTGGCTATGGGCTGAATCACGAAACCGAAAGCCGATGTCTGCAAATCCTCAATACCTTCAATACCATGCCGCTCAGCCAGCCCCTTATCCCAACATTTCTCGGCGCGCACACTCTGGCTCCAGAATACCAGGGGCGGCGCGACGACTACGTTGATCTCATCGTCGAAGAGATGCTGCCAGCCTTCGCTGGCTTTGCCCGCTTCTGCGATGTCTTTTGCGAACAAACCGCCTTCACCGCGCAGGAGAGCAAGCGTATTCTCACCAGCGCCCAGGAACTCGGCTATCTGCTCAAAATCCATGCCGAGCAACTCAGTGCGTCGGGTGGGGCCAGGCTGGCGGCGGAGCTTGGCGCAACCTCGGCAGATCATCTCGATTTTGCCGACGACGACGATCTGGATGCTCTGCGCGAGGCAGGCGTCGTGGCAACTCTTCTGCCCGGCTGTTCATTCACCCTCAGTACCCCGTATCCTTCCGCGCGAAGGCTGCTGGATCGGGGGCTGACGGTGGCGCTGGCAACCGACTTCAACCCTGGCACGTCGTACTGCGAGAACATGCAGATGATGCTGGCCCTTGGCATCTCGGCAATGGGCATGACACTGGAAGAAGCACTGGAAGCCACCACGATCAATGGCGCGCGCGCGCTGGCCTTTCACGACGAGGCAGGCTCGTTGGAGGTTGGCAAGCGCTGCGATGTCGTTCTCTGGCGCACACACGATTATCATGAATTGGGCTATCACTTCGGGGTAAATCTGGTGGATCAGGTTCTTATTGCTGGCATCCGTTCCGAGCTGCGGCCAGGAACCCGTGCATAGAGAACGCCAGCAAGGGACATCAGCAGAAAATCCGCCAGAACGATAACCAGAACAACGGCAGAAAAACAACCTCACCATAGATATATTGGCAGAACAGGAAACGGAATGAAACTGCACCAACTGCTTCAAGGGTTGCCGGAGCCGCCGATCGCGGTAACTGGCAACCAGTATGACTTAGATATTGCAGGCATTGCCTATGACTCGCGCAAGATCGCGCTGGGCTGGCTCTTTGTGGCTGTACACGGCACGCACACCGACGGCCACCACTACATCAGCGAAGCCCTCCAAAGAGGCGCGCCAACCGCAGTAGGTGAGGAGCCAGCGCCCGCCGATCTCCCACCGGGCGCGCTTTATGTGCAGGTGCGCGATTCGCGGCGCGATCTGGCCTGGCTTGCCGATACCTTCTATGATCACCCCTCGCGCAAGCTTGGCCTCATCGGGATTACCGGCACCAAAGGCAAAAGTACCACCACCAACCTGATCGCCGAAGTCTTTCAGCGCGCCGGGCTGAAGTCGGGCCTGATGAGTACGCTCAACTTTCGCATCGGCGACCACGACTGGGAAAACGAGACGCGCCAGACCACCCAGGAATCGCTGGAAAACCACGCCATGCTGGCCGAAATGGTGCGCCAGCAGGTGCGCTACGCGGTTGTCGAAACCAGTTCGCATGGTCTGGCGCTGCATCGGGTGACGGGTATCGTCTATGACGTGGGCATCGCCACCAATATCACCAGCGAACACCTGGAGTTTCACGGCACCGTTGAGCAATATCGGCGGGATAAGGCGCGCCTGTTCGAGGGGCTGGACCCCATGACTGATAAAGGGCTGGGTGCGAAAAAAGCCGCCATCCTCAACCGCGATGACGCCAGTTACGATTACCTGCTCCCTTTCTGCCGCGTCCCCATCCTCACCTATGGCATTGACCACCAGGCAGATGTACACGCCGTCGATCTTGAACTGAGCGGCGCGGCCTCGCGTTTTCGGGTCGTGACCCCCACAGGCGAGATAGCTATCGAGACGCCGCTGATCGGGCGCTTCAATGTCTATAACTGCCTGGCAACGATCTGCGCTGGCTATACGCAAGGCATCAGCCTGGAAAAGATGCGTGAGGCCCTGGCGCACACCAGCGGCATACCTGGGCGTATGGAGCGCATTGACTGCGGCCAGCCATTCAGCGTGATCGTGGACTACGCCCACACCCCAGACAGCCTGGAACAAGTCTTTCGCTTGCTGCGCCCATTAACGCCGGGCCGGTTGATCGCCGTCTTTGGCTCCGCTGGCGAACGCAATACCCAGAAGCGCCCCAAACAAGGCGCGATTTCAGCGCAGCTTGCCGACCTCACCTTCCTGACCGACGAAGATTGCCGCGAGGAAGACCCCGAAAAGATTCTGCACGAGATCGCGGCGGGCGCATTGGAAGCTGGCGCGACGATTGGCAAAGATCTCTGGCTCATCGTAGATCGGCGGCAGGCTATCGGAGCCGCCTTCGACGCGGCGCGCCCAGGCGACACGGTGCTGCTGGCAGGCAAGGGCCATGAACACAGCATTATTGTAGGGCACGAGAGCCTTCCCTGGGACGAGCGCGAAGTGGCCCGCGAACTGCTGCGCGAGCGCCAGGCATCCGCAGGGCACCCCTGATGGAAACCTGGCTGCGCTTGCCCTTGTTCCACGCTCCGCAGAGCTATCACCTGGCGCTGACCGACGCCCTTTTACAGAGCGCCGCTGATCGCCCGCCGCTGCTTTACTGGCAGGTTGCCGAGCCAGCCGCTGTGGTGATCGGCATCAGCCAGAAGCTCAGTGACCTGGATATGGCTGCCTGCCAGAAGGCAGGGTTAGCTATCTATCGGCGGGCTGCGGGAGGCACAGCCGTACTCGTCGGCCCCGACCTGCTCTCGCTGGATGTGATCTTGCCGCCTGGGTACCCCCTGGCCGGGCGCGATATTGTCGAGGCGTACCGCTGGTTTGGCGATCTCTGGGCCGAGACCTTACAGGGGTTAGGGCTGGCGGCGCGCGCGATCCCCCCAGCAGAGGCGCACGCGCCGCGCACTCGTCAGGCGCTGGAGCAGGCCGGGCGTCTGGAACACCTGCTGCGCCAATCGTGCTATGGCGCGTTCTCGCCCTATGAGATTGGCGTCAACGGGCGCAAAGTGCTTGGCCTCGATCAAGTGCGGCGGCGCGTGGGTTTTCTCTTTCAGGCCGGTTTGCTCCTGCGCTGGGATGCAGGACAGGTTGCCTCGCTGTTGGCGGCGGAGCCAGAGGAGCGCCCGGCCCTTGCAGCCGGGCTGCGCGAACGGGCAGCGGGTCTGGATGAACTGATAGAGCGTCCTATGCCACCTTATGAGATCATCAGCCAGTTCGAGACGCGCTTGCAGCGGCGCTATACAGTGGGATGGCAAGAGATGAACGTGTCAACACAGCTTGATACAGTGGCACGCGCCTATGAACGGGAACGATATGAATCCCTGGCGCCTGAAACAGCAGCCGATGAGCGATCCCAACAGGGGGAGTAATGACAGGGATTTGGAGCTATTTTCAAGGACGCTTCACAGTGCTTATGATGAGTGATTGCTGTACTCATCCGCAGCGGGCAGGGTTTGCGTCCACGAATAGGGCATGCTACACTGATGCCTGAACGTTCTGGCAAGATAGAGTTCTTGACGGCGAGAACGGAAGAGAGACGACGACCACAATCCTCAGTCTGATCTCCTCTCCGGCGCAGAGGACGCGGAAAGGAAGCATTGGTGGGTATGAGTAGAGAAGCATATGATTTCGGGCGGGCTGACCTCCTGGATGCCGAGGCAATTGGCAGGCCAGGGCGACGCCGTTTCCGCCTGTTTGTACGCGCGGGGGGCCGCACTGCCGGACTCTGGATCGAACGCGAACAGCTTCAGGCGCTTGCTGATGCCATTGATCAGGTGCTGGCCCAGCTAGCAGGTGGCGATGTGCTGCGAAACCTGATCCTCTCGCAAACTTCGGAGGTTCCTGGCGCGCCGCCAGACTTCCCCGCTCATCCCGACATCGAGTTCCAGATCGGAGAACTCTCGCTAGGCTATGATGAGCGCGATAATTTATTGGCAGTTCTTGCCACCCCACTGGAGCTTCTGGAAGAAGAAGGCGAAACGCGCGCGCAGCGCAGCAGTGAGCCAGGCTTCGCCGCGCGTTTCAGCCGCGATCAAGCCTCGACGCTCAGCCAGCATATTCAGAGCATCCTTACCTCTGGGCGGCCCCGCTGCGCTCTTTGCGGCGCACCCCTTGAGGCGGAGCCTCACGCCTGCCCCAAACAAAACGGTCATCACCCCATAGAGATAGGGTAAAGCACGCACAGACGAAAGGCAGCGTGCCCGGATCAGGCACGCTGCCTTAGTTTGTGCGTTCAGCCGCCGACAACACGCGGAATCATCACAATCTGCTCCGCTTGTGGGTCGAACGTCTCAAGACGCTGGGGCGCCTGGCCGGGTTCTACTCTGAAGGCTGTGGCTCCCCTGGCCCGCTCCTGCGCGAATATGCGCTCAGCCTCGCGGATGGCAGCAAGCGCCTCAGGATCACCAACGGCAACTCGCTCTTGATCCCAGGCTACGCGGTCGTCGCCTCGACGGGACATCACTCGTAGCACTCCCACGGCTGATTCCTCCTTTTGCTTTGCATGACAAGCACTGCTTGCTGGAGATCACCGCTTACGCGGCGTTCATCCGGTTACATTCAACGCTCTGCTTTCGCCTACAAGTCTCGGACCTCTGTTGTATTGTATAGCGGTCCTGCAACTCCGTCAAGCAGGATTTGGGCCAAGACCATAAGCCCTGCTTCACTGCACTCTGATCGTCAGCCCTGGTCATTGAGCGGTTGCTCCCTGGTGCGCCCTGGTATGCAAGGGAAGCATAGCAAACGCCGCAACTTCAGGCGCCAAAGCACAGAAGAGAGCGGAACGACATTTTCTCGCTGATGCCTTGCTGCAAGCGCCCTTGACAATTGAGCATGAGTATGGTAATCTTCAGGCGTTGATTGCAGCAGCTTCGCTCCAACACCATGAATGGAGTGTTTCTGCGGGAGTAGCTCAGGGGTAGAGCGTCTCCTTGCCAAGGAGAAGGTCGCGGGTTCAAATCCCGTCTCCCGCTCCATATCTCTGCCCGGCGACGTGGCCAAGTGGTTAAGGCGGGGGTCTGCAAAACCCCTATCGGCGGTTCGAATCCGCCCGTCGCCTCCAGGCTCGTCTCAAAGCTTACAAACGGCGTGCAAGCGTATGGTTAGGCAAA
The DNA window shown above is from Ktedonobacterales bacterium and carries:
- a CDS encoding glycosyltransferase family 2 protein, whose protein sequence is MQQSGSLSALVEPSQPNQREERLAYSIVVPVYDEEQSLPSLYEQLTRQLQQLGQTYEIIFVDDGSRDGSWKVVQELHRKDSTVKAIRFRRNFGKTPALMAGFQQCRGEIIFTLDADLQDDPAEIPAFLAKLDEGYDLVSGWKFPRHDPISKTFPSRIFNKTVAWTTGVYLHDMNCGFKAYRREVIDDLRLYGELHRFIPVLAAGRGFKVTEIKVHHHPRQYGVSKFGARRFARGFLDLLTVLFLTTYMRTPLRLFGTLGFLCLITGFLIDLYLVILKFAANDQISRHPLLFLGIILMIFGVSMILTGFQSEMIRNFNYHPQQEYSVRQVLD
- the hutI gene encoding imidazolonepropionase — translated: MAEEQQNQPEEQPIPPQNDGAPNEAPSALIKADLVIRNIGQLVTLAQEPILGAQGRLQVIEQGALAARLGRIVWVGSERALDQAVDYRHADVLDAEGQPATPGFVDSHTHLLFAGNRAEEFHLRHQGVSYAELSSQGRGILSTVRATRTASDEELMLLAEQRLERFRAYGTTTIEAKTGYGLNHETESRCLQILNTFNTMPLSQPLIPTFLGAHTLAPEYQGRRDDYVDLIVEEMLPAFAGFARFCDVFCEQTAFTAQESKRILTSAQELGYLLKIHAEQLSASGGARLAAELGATSADHLDFADDDDLDALREAGVVATLLPGCSFTLSTPYPSARRLLDRGLTVALATDFNPGTSYCENMQMMLALGISAMGMTLEEALEATTINGARALAFHDEAGSLEVGKRCDVVLWRTHDYHELGYHFGVNLVDQVLIAGIRSELRPGTRA
- a CDS encoding UDP-N-acetylmuramoyl-L-alanyl-D-glutamate--2,6-diaminopimelate ligase — encoded protein: MKLHQLLQGLPEPPIAVTGNQYDLDIAGIAYDSRKIALGWLFVAVHGTHTDGHHYISEALQRGAPTAVGEEPAPADLPPGALYVQVRDSRRDLAWLADTFYDHPSRKLGLIGITGTKGKSTTTNLIAEVFQRAGLKSGLMSTLNFRIGDHDWENETRQTTQESLENHAMLAEMVRQQVRYAVVETSSHGLALHRVTGIVYDVGIATNITSEHLEFHGTVEQYRRDKARLFEGLDPMTDKGLGAKKAAILNRDDASYDYLLPFCRVPILTYGIDHQADVHAVDLELSGAASRFRVVTPTGEIAIETPLIGRFNVYNCLATICAGYTQGISLEKMREALAHTSGIPGRMERIDCGQPFSVIVDYAHTPDSLEQVFRLLRPLTPGRLIAVFGSAGERNTQKRPKQGAISAQLADLTFLTDEDCREEDPEKILHEIAAGALEAGATIGKDLWLIVDRRQAIGAAFDAARPGDTVLLAGKGHEHSIIVGHESLPWDEREVARELLRERQASAGHP
- a CDS encoding DUF3090 family protein, yielding MSREAYDFGRADLLDAEAIGRPGRRRFRLFVRAGGRTAGLWIEREQLQALADAIDQVLAQLAGGDVLRNLILSQTSEVPGAPPDFPAHPDIEFQIGELSLGYDERDNLLAVLATPLELLEEEGETRAQRSSEPGFAARFSRDQASTLSQHIQSILTSGRPRCALCGAPLEAEPHACPKQNGHHPIEIG